TGGGCCTACAGGTGTAGCCAAAGCCTGCGACCGCATGTTTCCTTTGTTCTGAAGACAAAAGGGAGCTTCCAcaactcagtctcccagggtgcttcgTCTTCTCAACTACGTGAAACGAGACTTTCTACCACTATTGGTCCCTGTGGGCCCCATGAGTTCACCAGGCTGATAACAGCTTTGACTTTTCTACAGACTTCTCCACAAGGACAGGGGCACGTCTCACTACCcaagcagactgctaaaaccttcaaAAAGGCCTGACAAGCAGATGTGCCACAACCAGCTACACTAGACTTCAAACAGTACCTCAATTGGCCTAATTACACTAGGCAATGCACAGGCCTGTTTAATTGTATCCATGTGATGTTTTACAAGTTTGAGGTGTCGTTGTGAGATTTGCTAATATGTTATTTCAAAGCTAATGTTACTTCTTTTAGCCTCTGCAGAGGTAACACATGTGACCTCAACCACATGGTGTAACCGTTGCTCCTTTGTTTCATtgtggccagccgccatttgGACACcactttcactcactcactcatatATATAGTAATTGCACCTTTAGTTAGTTTGTGTTTATACATTGTTTCATAATTTTGTTCCTTTTAAAACAcgttgtcttcattaatgtcACACAAGTGTCCATCTTGCAAACCTCGACAATGTCAAGAGCTCCAtaatccttcaactttgcttgTAAAGGTAACCTAAGTGCACTTTATATGTACAGGAAATGTGTTGGGGAGGACAGAGAATCTGCTCTTGTTACCTACATAATATATAGTCTGTGCATATTTCTGTCAGAAGCCTTAAATTAGAATTGTTTATTGTATGTATTGTGTATAGATTGGTTTCTTTATATCCAAATGTTATAAGTGGGAAGTGACggcagttgttttgtttgtgcggGCCAGTGAGCAACCAGCAAAGTTCGGTGAAACAGCGGACCTGATAAACTGGATTATTGCCTGGGCGAAACGTTCAGGGATTACCGTGAGGACTGGACTCTTATTCTGGGCGGTGAGAATAGCGTGGACTATTTTGTATATTGTTTGCGGCAATCTCACTACACCACACGTGCTTAAACTTTGCTTTGGGACGTTTTTTGGGATTCAGGACTATAAGTGACAAACTATTTTGTTTGAACAGAGGGACTATATGAACCTGGGGTTTGGggaaaatattgtgtgtgtttgttctttcatATGTGGTGGGGCCAGATGGCAAGGTTATCAATCCTATAAAgtattattaatttattgtgAGAGTCAGTGGGCAGCGCCCGTACACAGCGCGACAGATCCACCCGTTCTCCTTTACAATAGCATATGTAATTTTTTTCCTTACATTCTAAACAAGGCAAATTGTTATATGCTAACTACTGACAATGTGGTCAGATTTCCATTTTGTACTTGAGACTTCAATAAGTTCAGTAAGCTAGCTCACTCTTTTCCCTACTATTAACCTTATTTGCCATACAAACTGCTGTACCTCtcacccccctgtctcccaatgATGTTCTATCTCACATTCTCAAGTCTATTGCTCCCAACCATCTtaaacacttccctgtcaactgaCTGTTTCCCTCACtttctgaaggaggcaagagttaaccctctcctgaagaaaacCACCCTCAACCCGTCTAAGGTAAACAACTACATACctgtctcttcttccctttctatCCAAAACTCTCAAGCAAACTATCTTTAATCAACGCTCCTATCTCCACCATAACCTTCTTgaccagtctggtttcaaagcaggccactcaactgagactgccctccttgtCGTCTcagagcaacttcacactgctaaagCAGTCTCTCCATCATATCCTTTTAGATCTTTCTGCTGCATTAGACACATGGAACCACCAGatcctcccttcaggatctaGCTGCCTCAGGCTCTGATCTCATCCTACTTCAAGATTCAACACTTTTcttcatgtgcacaacaattacatacaGCAGTCGTAGGCAATcaaatgcttgggtcacaggttGCCTTCTAGCCATGCTCaaaaaatattacacaagcaaaaagattaaataaaatctaACAGAATATTGTGTTCAATTTTCCTGTTGACCTTCTTCCTGGGTGTAGAGGATAATCTgtatggtgcacctgtagaaattgcagaggATGGGCTGCAGAGCCTCTTTCTGATGGAGCCTGTGTGGTGAGTCCAGATCAGGTTGACAAACCTCAAGCTGCCGACTCTCTCCACCATAGTCCcattgatggagaggggggggacgTGTTGTTCTTCCTgtagtctccctctctcttctttctacTCATTTCTCCTGGAGGATGAAAATTAACCTTGGCAAAACCAAACTTTgccttccagggaaaggctctcccatcCATAAGCTAACTATTACCATAGACAACTGggtggtagcccccacccagaccgCGAGGAACCTGGTGGTGACACTCAACAGTCAACTCTCCTTGCTGCAACAACCCACTCGTGTAGATACATCCGGATAATACGTTCaattctcactcagaaggcagcaCAGGCTCTGGTCATCccacctctgcagctcatccagaatgcagcagctccactggtcttcAAAAGTTCACTCGCAGTACACCGAacccttcactggttaccagtggctaCCCGCGTccgcttcaagacactagtacttgcgtaccgtgctgtgaacagGTCAGGCCCAGTCTTCATCCAGGAaatggttaaaccttacaccccagcccatcCAATCGGCTTGGTGCTCCCTCACTAGCCACTCAGAGTCCCcgctgtttgctgtcctggctcctaaatagtggaacgagctccccattgacatcacaACAGCTGAAAATCAACAAATCTTTGCCCGCAGGCTAAAGACAAATCTCTTTggactacaccttggttaagaagatgtTTAATAAACCACCGTCATCTATGGTGTATAAGAATTTAAATACTGACTTATATGACACTTACTTgattctgggtttgtacccccATGATTGAAcacacttattgtaagttgctttggataaatgcgtcagctaaatgtaatgatGAGATGAGGATGATCCCTCTCGTTGTACAAATATTAAAGTCAAATCCGGTATAAGGGGGCTTGCGCtgttgacatcatttggagcgagagtctgtgcagtagtgatcgtcCCTCTGATACACATGCTCAATAATCGCGAGTCGcttgaaaacaatgacattgTATAAAACGCGTCTTATCCAGCTCTAAAAAGGGAGAAACACGCAAAGTCGCACCTGGTCGTTAAGGTATATACATGCGTATTTTGTGATTGTTTATGACCTATTACTGCCGCCAGAGGACAATCAAGATGATTTTTTTGCTTCCCTTTTGGGAGcaatcatgtcgtccatctttagcTAAAAATCCACAGTTTTTGCTGCAATTGGATTTAGGCCTCAAACATTTTCAGATGTGTGCATTCGCCTGCTTGTGCTTACTGGGATGTCAGCTAATGGCCCCTCAGTGccaaggaggaggaaggggttgggtgaggaggtgaggaccGCTGGGCCTCCGCTGAAAGAAACCCCGCTGCCCAGGAGGAGGTGTCGAAACTCATTGTGTCGACGCTGTAGCTCCTTCAGCCGTTTGCTGAGTTGAGCTTGCTCCACTGAGAATGATGAATgtctggagggagagaggaaataaggatctaAGATTAATGGATATTTACATGTATTAACAACTTTGACCAGTGACATACAGAAGGACATCAGTTTAATGTGATTATTTCTTGTAATGAGAGTTGAGGTTTACTTCTTGGCTGCAGCAGTTTCCAGTTCCAGTTCCTCTTTCTgtgcctgcagcagctggatctTTTCTTGCAGTCTCTTCTCCTTGTTCTCTGTCAGCGTCTTCctctgtacaacacacacactttattttatcTAACACTTCTGCAAAGTTAAATTAAAGTCTCCTTTAAAGCCACTTGAGTTGTAAAATGTTACAAAATGTCTGTAGACATGCTACAGGGCAACAAAACCTACtttttaaatactaaatacttAGCTATTCCATATAATACTTGTGGACAAAATGGTATGGTATTTTAGATGGTCCTGCATCATGGAAGCAAGTGCtcaaattattatataaaacaatCGGCAAACCTGTCTTGTGAGGATATGTTGCCAAAAGGAATtatgaatttaataaatattgGGATGTATGGGGAAGTTTTATTGAAGCGGAGGGCTGGAATGAAACTTTAACTGAAAAAGATTTTCTGTTGGGCCTGATAATGGGTTTGATTTCGAGTTGTTCAGTGTGACACATTTGTAAGTGAATGTAATTATTAGAACCAAACATCTTAACGTTTCCTGTTGAAAAGTCTGTAGGAAGCATCACTACCTTCTTCTGAGCCGCCGCTGCCCTCTGCATTTTCTCTTTGACCCGAgagtgtttgtgctgcagctcgGACTCTCGCTGCTGCAGCTTGTGCTTCTCCTCCCACCACTCCACCTGACGATCTTCCAACATCCTGGAAAACacgcaaataaaaaaagtgtcTAAATGACAGCATGTTCCAGACTCTTTCCAGCAGTTTTCTTAATATGCAGGCGTACCTCTCTGCCTCGTGTTGGCTCTTCTCGGCCTGACCTCGGGTCgtcctcagctcctccctgaGTCTGTCCATTGTTTCTCTGAGACGCTGGTTTTTCTCCATCAAGTCACCTTCAGAATGTGAAAGCGTCCCAAGCTGAACACCTACAGCTTGGTTTTGCTGTTGGGTCAAACAAAATCACCATTAATTAGAATGAAACAGAATCTCCTTGgtatgatttcatttttcaaggTGTCACAACTGCAGGACTGTGTTTACCTGCTGTAGATCAGcaatctctgttttctgtctctccagctcctcgaGCTGTGACATTTGCTGCTGAATTCTGCTTCTgagtaaaacattaaataaaacaatgaatataATTCCATCATTCAAAAATGCTGAAGTGctttccctccttttttcttGCACAAattggtcaaaatgtcctcacatcaCATTGATCAGTCCCTGACACCATTGCTTTGCCCTGTTTCTGTTCCTCAGTGTTTCTACAGGAACGGAAACTGAGGCAGAGGCTAAAAAGGGAATTAAGATTGTTGTGAGAAGGTGCATCATCTCACAACCCCCAATTTAAATTGGTTATATTTAGAGGAATTAACCTTACAGTTCAGATAATGTCACCGCAAATTGCACATGCAGCAGATTTTCTCGCTGACAAACTCAGCTGAGTAGATACTGACCTCAGGTTCTGCACTTCTCTGCGGGAAGACTCCTCCCCTTGCTGGGAGCTGCGGACACgttcctcccactcctccttctGAGCGTGATCTGTAGCGTCctgcagcgccctctgctgtTCCAGTGCAGCAAGACGGTTCTCCAACTCCAATCTGACATATACAGtagaaaaaaggtttaaaatgaCACGTACAGCAGGAGAGTAAAAgataactaaaataaaagaaatgtttgtgttgcagagaGCTAACTTTTGGTCATGAGGTTGTACCAataacacttttaaaatgtcaactttGGTGGAGTAATCAAAAAAAGCACATATGCTTTCAAAATTCTTTTATGGGATTAAAACTGTTAATGAAAGATGATCCTCACTTTTCCTCGTGCAGAGTTGCAGTTTTGCGGAAGTCCTCCTCACAGGCCGCCTGCACCCTCCTAaccatctccctctccttctccaccagGACATCTTTGTGTCGCTCCACTAGAGCTTTAAGCACCTCCACATCCGCCTGcagacctgaaacacacaacttACCATGACAGTCCGACAGAGTCTCACAAGTATACTGCATTCTGCTTCGCAGTGAAATGATACATCTGCGAGTGTTAATTCAAGACGTCACCGTGTGGACACCTTAAGTTTTTGTTCAATATTATCGATATAAGACAAAGCATTACAATCTATgcaggctgcagaaaaaaattactttttcaaaaTATTAGCATTCAATTAACACCTACAACATTATATTTGAACAGATTCATAAATACTTTCAAACTGAATCCCTGACCTGAAAATGTCAGTAAATTTGTTCAATGAATCACattacaacaaaactaaatgaGATTAGGCATCTACATATATGCATACActgcagtgtgtctgtttttttatacCATCGCTCTGCGCCTGCAGcgcgtctctctccctctccatctctcctttcGAGTGGTTACACTCCAGTTTGACACCGTCCATCTCCAGCTTATGTGAATGTTTCAGACTTTGAATCtgagaacagacagacaacatTCATATGAGTTATGCTACAGGAAAGACAAGAAACATCTGCTGGATGCAATTATTGAAAATGTCTCATTCTATCGTCACCTACATATTTTTGCTAGCGTTAGTTAGAGCTCTAGTTTTCCAGTACAATCCCAGTTGCTGTAGTTGTCTTTATTCTTAGCTAGGACTCAACAGGCAGATTTAGGTTACTTAAGCACTATAACATAAGCTGTTTACTGTTTCAGTCCTTTACTAACCACACATGTGGGTAGTGAGAAATTtgattaagctgctttcagacatacactgaagtGCAGACATTTCCTTGACATATACTGAAGGAGTTGTATGTGACAACTCAAATGTCATGTGTCATGCTCTGGAACCTTTCCTGTCAGCCACCTGTTAAAATGTCCAGGAAATGTCTAAATATTCCTGTGtgtaaatactgaaataaaatgtctggaaaactCACGTCCTTTGTGACATTTCAACATACAACGTACTCTTCTCAACTCTTACATtgatagattatatatatatatatatatatgtccaAATGCTTGTAGTACAGTTGtcgtcataaaaaaaaacagtacgACTGAGTCAATAGTATAactcatgtcctgcctcctgctgttcTATCCAGACATCaaccctcgcctgaatgttctgcatattttcctgttgttgtgaacacatctgatactgacaatctcctgctgcgatTTTCATATGAGAAAGGCTAactttcatgtctgaaaacactaTCAAAAACAGGTCTGACTGGATTTTAGCCGCAATCCTCTcatgacaacaaaacacatcTCAAATCATGTTGTGACAAAAACAGTTAAGAATCAACTTGACGCATTTTAACCCTCCCACTCGACCTGAAACTGAAACCCAGACACAGCTCAATAATGCGATCACAATAATGTGATGATGAGGTCAGAGCAGCGTACCTCAGAGGTGAGGGAGTGGACCTCTCTCTCAGCTTTGTGCAGTCGCCCAGTGAGCTGGACTATCTGCTCGTTGCTCAGATGAAGCTCGCTCTCCCTCCGCTCCAGCTTCAGGTGCAGTgactgtctctctgcctgtaaAACGAATCAGATTCAACAATTACCaatgcaaagaaaaatataattttccttGTCGCAATTTTAGTAAATTCATTTCTCACAAGATAAAATGGGATCACCCTGCAAGTAAGTTTACTCATTGCTGcagcaaaaaactaaaacagagtttctgcagttttcaaAAGATACCTTTAAGACTTTAAGATCATAATGATTGACATTCAAGACATCAGACTCAGAATTATTTACAGCTCCacataattgaagataaggtgaagtagcatAGAAGAGACGAACCCTCAAAACACCACACTCTCTTAAACTACAGACACCAAGTATTTATAGTCCTTCCCCCAGACAAGCTGATTTTACTGAGATCCACTCTGACCTTCTAGATTATCAGTTATCAATTCCTTATTTGCAGTTTTATAACAGCACTACAAAACATGACTTCTTTGCAAGAAGTGCCaaaatagttatttttaaattttgtatttattttaaagcatGACCTGGGTAGCGtttaatgaaaatatacatCATTTAGaccaaatatattcaaattatattttaatgcatttaaGACAAAAATTCAGACTGTTGAATCTTATACTTTATAACTGAAAAAGTTactgtagaaaacaaaacaaaaaagctaGCACAATTTCAATCCCAAGTGCAGCAACATGCAAACACGACTGTGACGAGCCTGCTGTTGACTCACCTCCATTGACTTGAGTGTAGACTGGGACTCTGAGAGCTGTCGGATCTGAATACGTTGAACGTTCTCAGCTTGCTGACCGCAGTTTTCTTTCTGGGCTCGAAGCTCGCCCACCTCCCCCTCCAGCCCCTTCAGCCTCTGATGGAGCTGAGCTTTCTCCCTCAGCAGAGCCTCAACTCGTTTCCCGTCACGCAGCAGGTCTGAACCCTGGTACTGAGCCACCAGGTCTTCCCTGTCCTTCTCCAGGCGAGAGAGCTGACAAAACAATGTTAAATACTTCAGACCTCATGTtctgattttgtatttatgaccATTTTACAAAGGTGTATCATAACAACTCCACCTACCTCTGCATCAAAGTgaatcctcctctcctccagtaTACGAGCATGTTCTTCTCTCTGGTGCTCAAACTGGGACATGACAAAGGTGTAATCATACCGCAGCTTGTTGTAGTCAGACCTGTacttctctgtctcctgtgaAGAGGCACAATAACCACACATTAGCCACACATCAGTCAAAGAAGAGCAGGAGCAATCAGGCAGTCAAAAATGGAAATGAGCCGCTATCCCTTGAAAGCTCTCACTTTCAAAGGTTTTTACAAAAGGCAATCAATGCTAATCTCTTGACCGTTGCTATGGATTCGATAGTCCCAGTTGCTAATGTCCTATTTAGAGCAGGTACTGAAGGATAAGAGGCCACTTCACTCTCGAGCAGAGGTCATTTGCAGCTGCTAATTCatgtattaataaaacatttaatcctTCCTGAGAGTAAATAGTAGTTTTATGAtgtgtatattatatttgaatatgtgATAATGAAgtgcattttatatttcagttatTTGCTCAGAATTTTAAGATACGGAAAGTGTCGTTGAGCATTGTTAAAGCACTACatcaataaaatgtatcatatcattaatatattaaaagacacgaaaaacattttctactaTTTTTCACTGTGCTGACTTTGGTGTCAATCGAATCGACAAAGAATGTAACTGAAGTCTCCGACAAGAAATCTCTCAAATCAATTAGCACAATCACATCTTTTCATTTCCAGCATCTTTGTGAGGCAGGACAGCAGTTCACCAAGTTTCTATATGATTTGATCTAAATGCTTTACAATATGTCAGAGAACAGCAAACAAGACACAGTAGAGAGCTCTGTCAGTGACACCCTGTGTCCCTCTGCCACAGAGAGCTTAAGGGTGACTGACAATTAGCAAGATACTAACCTCCTCCAGTTTGTTGAACCTCTCTCGGACCGGAGcctccatctcctgctgcacCTGAGCTCTGAGCAACTCCAACTGCTGAGGGGTCATCACctggtcaacacacacacacacacacacaaacttgtatGCAGAAATACTAACCAAAAATAACCtatttaaacatgaaaacaaacatctttctGTACATGGATTCTCTAACCTTTGACCAATCAAGTGTGAATCTACATCTTTTTTGGGGTTACTTAAAGTtccattttttcttcttcctctcttcttgaTCAAACTGTACCTGCAGTCgaagctcctccagctcccggGTTTTGTCCATCATCTCTCCTCGCAGCTCAGCCAACAACAGCTGCACTTTCTCCTGCTGAGCCTGCCTGTCGCTCAGCAGCCGCCTCAGTTCACCCTGCGACTGCGTGAACTCATCCTGCAGACTGCGAGAAAAATAGACACCACTATTGAGATGGATCACGCAATCAGCTAACTGACACCAACCAAAGCTTTCCAGGTTCAAAGTAATTTGTCATATTAACTTAACACAGGATCAATGAAAGAATAGAAAGTAGGACAAATAATGAAACTCAAttttaaattaagtaaaaaaaatcaagtacatcctgaataaatacatgtatataaggTATAGCACAATTTTCAGTTGAGAACATGgtaaacacagatttacactGCAGCCTACTCACTCTCTAATGGCTATACATTGTAATGAAGAGATGATTACTTCATTACTGCATGTTCCCTAATCTGATCGAAATCCATATCCATTAAGGAAAATACCTGCAGATAAAGATAAGGGCTTAACAAATAAATCACTACATATTAAATTCCATTCAGCTTTACCTTTTGTGTTCAGCCTTCAGAGTCTGGTAGTTGGTCCGGTGGTTTTCACACTTCATCCTCTCATCGATCAGCATTTTCTGCAGCTCCATCTCTGCTCCCCCCAGCCCGGCAGACAACCCCAGCACGGCTGCAGACCTCCCCATCCCGGAGCTCAGGTTTGGGACGAAAGGCGCCGACTGGCCGAGGGCGGACGAGGTCATTTCACCTCTGCGAGGGAAGAGTCAGAGGGAGGTGAAGGGAAGCagctgatgtgtctgtgtcacaaTAAAGGAATGAACGAGTGGACTTTAACAGTGacaaagactgtgtgtgtgaggagctcGTAGAGGACAGTTGAAGCCTGGTGGTGTTGTCAGTAACCATGGAGGCTGTGAGACGAGTCCCCAGATACTTGTTAAACACTCGGCCTCAGGAAAAGCTCTCCATCAATCTCAAGTGATTAGTTAGCTCAGCTCGCAGGCTGCTGCCTCTGTGGATCAAGAGTCTGCAACTACTGCACAACAGCGTCCACGTAATATTCAAAtgctataaataaatataactctTAACTGCTTTAATAACAGCTCGTGTAGTTTTAAGAGTCAACGCTAATCCCAAAACAGACAGCTTGGTTGTTTGTTGGCTGCTCTTAGCAAATACAAGCTATTAAAGTTCTAAAGTATAAACTATTAAAGTATAATTAAGTGAACGTGTCCAGTCATGGCTGAATTCAGTCAAAAGCTCCGAGTCGGTTTTAAATATCGCGCTCTACGACCCGCGACAAGATATGCTACCTAGCCTGTTAGCTGCGTTGGTGCGTCCGTTGTCGGACACCCACTACCCTGGAGGTTTCCCTTGCTAAGTCGTGGCAGTAGACTGTAAACACTCAGTCGTTAGCACGCTTCAGACCGGGTTAGTCCGTGTAAACGCAAACAATCTCAACTCAAGTGAAATTCAAAGCGACTTACGTGGCTAGTCAAGCTAGCTAGCTATAGCCACACCTGGGGAAGCCACGTAGTTAACGTTAGCACCGCTGAGGTTAGCTTGCTAACTAGGCCAATGATAGCAAACAAACTGTGTATATCGTGGTGCCTCGCAACCAAACACGAAGCCACAATGTTTTGTTGAAAGACACCGTTATTACCTTTAGTTGTGTGGACAGATTTCTGCAGAGTTGTTCACCTGCTGCTGAACCGAACGCTCCTTTCTTTCCGTTTTGATAGCCAGTGCTAACAAGCTAATCTGGGAACTACAAactgtgggatcatgggagtctTTTCCCGAAGTGCATTGCCCGCGATGAAAAACAAACGCACACGAAAGTTTATCAAGCggtaattattatcattagtaaGGAGTTGTTCATATTATTACTAGagctgtcaaaattaacgcgtTAACGCGGGATGATTCATTTGTGGAATTAAAgcgtaatttttttttaccgcATTAACGCACGCGCAGAATGAGCTGCTGCATGtacccgcccccactcactcgctcgctcacagcgacacacgcagtgaggtcagagctcgttcacgtgaagcagccggtcagtgacttcgtagaagaacagtggaaacagtgaaaacacagagtttctctggtctcagctgctcagtgatcagagcagaagctgcaggtggtttgtaccgagctggagtttctgtgtcctcctccactctgacctgctgacactggaactaataaacactcctcactagttatcaggacctgatcagcacatgaagtcactgggtgtttgtttgattcgctccagagtttatgaggctgcatttttaataattcaggaaaaatgactcgtcagcatgttgtgctcagtacaacacgagacgctcagtgttaaagtgagcggagcgacacgcagacatgacccgacaccatcgattcataacaaaacacatcacattaATCACAGCTACCCTGATTTTaatcgtttgacagccctaattattataattattaatgatTGAGTTCGTTCATAAGTGAATTAATTTCGGTGTAATTACTTAATTGAGCCCAAATTCAATAATTATCAATTTGGTATCAATTAACTACATATCTATCTCCATCTGTAATCTGGCAGGtaatatattgatatttctACACCAGAATCAGAACctggttttattgccaagcaaGTTTACACATACCGGGAATTTGTTTTGGGggtatttgtgcaagtataaatataacaaatataaataataggaaacaaagttaaatataaaaaatactataagcaCACTGTCTTAAAGTCCCCATTATTCTGACCATGTAACAGATAAACCACTTTTATAAACACACAGCTTTCCACATATTTAGAGCAGCAGGGATCATCATTCACACGCTTTGGTTttttcaaaaaaggaaaatgacaaCCATATTGTTTTTCTGGTCCATTTTACTCATCCCCAAAGAGACGCATTCAGCTGTTTTATACACACACCGCATCTGAAATGATTTAGTGCAGCTTGTTTAGCAAGGACTTTCCTCATCGGGACAATTAAGACTGTTTTCTATTTGGGATCTTACCCTTCATTACGCTAATAGGTTTAATCCCACCACTGAAGTCTATCATTTTGATGTTGCAATGATCAAATGGTTCCACAGGGTTTTctaaacattcacacaaataaatagaGAGATAAACCAAATAGTctatataaaataaactttatactCTGTGTGAAAACTCTGGCAGCTGATTCAAACTTTCCTGAACATTGTTTCAAGAATCATTACAAAAACTAACTACAATTTACATTGAGCTATTATCATCTGGAAGTTTTTAGTGTGttaacaaaagaacaaaaacataaatgctcCTCTATGGATGAAAGCACAAACATGTAATCTTTTCATAACAATTTATAGGGAGAAAGTAGTGCAACACTGTCTTTTTTTGTAAGTCAATGGCCCTGCACCTATTCCACCATGTTAGCACATTACACCTTCATTTACAATGAGATATCTTCTGTTGTATACactgtatttttacat
The sequence above is a segment of the Hippoglossus stenolepis isolate QCI-W04-F060 chromosome 22, HSTE1.2, whole genome shotgun sequence genome. Coding sequences within it:
- the cep83 gene encoding centrosomal protein of 83 kDa is translated as MTSSALGQSAPFVPNLSSGMGRSAAVLGLSAGLGGAEMELQKMLIDERMKCENHRTNYQTLKAEHKSLQDEFTQSQGELRRLLSDRQAQQEKVQLLLAELRGEMMDKTRELEELRLQVMTPQQLELLRAQVQQEMEAPVRERFNKLEEETEKYRSDYNKLRYDYTFVMSQFEHQREEHARILEERRIHFDAELSRLEKDREDLVAQYQGSDLLRDGKRVEALLREKAQLHQRLKGLEGEVGELRAQKENCGQQAENVQRIQIRQLSESQSTLKSMEAERQSLHLKLERRESELHLSNEQIVQLTGRLHKAEREVHSLTSEIQSLKHSHKLEMDGVKLECNHSKGEMERERDALQAQSDGLQADVEVLKALVERHKDVLVEKEREMVRRVQAACEEDFRKTATLHEEKLELENRLAALEQQRALQDATDHAQKEEWEERVRSSQQGEESSRREVQNLRSRIQQQMSQLEELERQKTEIADLQQQNQAVGVQLGTLSHSEGDLMEKNQRLRETMDRLREELRTTRGQAEKSQHEAERMLEDRQVEWWEEKHKLQQRESELQHKHSRVKEKMQRAAAAQKKRKTLTENKEKRLQEKIQLLQAQKEELELETAAAKKHSSFSVEQAQLSKRLKELQRRHNEFRHLLLGSGVSFSGGPAVLTSSPNPFLLLGTEGPLADIPDRNQRDLSLLRRRLQDLESAQQLQLEELGSVAQTDLAPGPQPDL